The nucleotide window CCGATGACAAGCGCGTCGGCTGCCGCGATCTTTTCCAGCACCGGTGCCAGATCGTCGCTCAGAACGCATTTCCCGTAACTCTTCCCCCCTCTGGTCTTGCAGGCCAGACAACTCTTGCATCCCTTGAAATCGAGGTCATAGAGATGAACAAGCTCCGTCTCAGCCCCTTGCGCTGCGGCCCCTTCCAGCGCTTTGGACACCAGCGTGGCCGTGTTCCACTGTTTGCGCGGACTACCGTTGACTCCGATGACGACCATGATCGTTCCTCCTTGTATGACTGTTGGAATCCCTTGCCCCTTGTTCCTCAACATGCAAAGCAAGGGCTGTTCGAATAATATCGAACCAACTATTTCGAAAATAATCGAACAGCATTGCATTGTCAACTTCATTCCAGTATCATGAAGAAAAAAGCGAGCCAGGCCATGACCAGGAATAGCGAAATACAACAACCCTTGCGGGATGAAATTACTTTACCCAAAGTCCTTCACGCACTCAGCGACCCCATACGCATGGAAATCGTGCTCAAAATTGCCAGAGCGGGTCAGGTTGCCTGTGGAGCATTCGATATACCGATGCCCAAGTCCACGTTATCGCATCACTTCAAAGTCCTGAGGGAATCGGGGGTAGTCGCCAGCAGGCGGGAGGGTAACGAGCTGATAAACTCTTTGCGGACTGAAGATCTGGAAGCACGCTTTCCGGGAGTCATTGCGGCCATAATTGCTGCAGGAACAGCTGACAAAGGAAAAGCCTGACTCCGGCAGTCTCTCGCCCGTCCCCCCGATGGAAGTCGCCCCAGAAATTACGTTGCCAGGCTGCATTTCATACCATCGTTGCCAACAGAAAAGGCGTCCACATAAGCGAACGCCTTTTTCACCCCCCAGCTAACGGGTTTATCCTTCCTTAGTGGCACCCCGAACGCCGCCCACACTCTTGGGCGCTAAGGCATGCTCACCCCAATCAAAATTCTGCCGGCATGGCCTTGACCTGCTCCGCAGTGAAGACCGGCCCATCCTTGCAGACATAGACATTGCCGACATTGCAGCGGCCGCACTTACCCAGGCCGCACTTCATGCGGTTCTCCAAGGTAGTGTAGACCTGTTCGTCCGTAAAGCCCAGCTTCTCCAGCACCGGCAGGGTGAACTTGATCATGATCGGCGGGCCGCAGACCAGGGCAATGGTGTTGTCGGCCGCAGGAGCAGCCTCTTCCAGGATGGCCGGGACAAAGCCGACCTTGCCATCCCACGCAGGGCCATTGCCCCCCGGATCGACCGTCTTGACCAGCCGCACGTCACCGCGCTTTTCCCACTCCTCCAATTCGCGTTTGTAGACCAGGTCCGCCTCCGTGCGGGCGCCGTAGACGATGGTGATCTCCCCGAATTTATCACGCAGATCAAGGCAGTTCCAGATCAAGGTCCTGAGCGGCGGCAAGGCGATGCCGCCGGCAACGAAGACCAGGTTCCTGCCATAGAAGTCTTCAATGGGAAAGGAGTTGCCGTACGGGCCGCGCACCCCCATGCTGTCGCCGACCTCCAGCCTGCGCAGGGCCTCGGTCACCCGGCCCACTGACCGGAAACAGCATTCGATGTAGCCCTTCCTGGTAGGAGAGGAAGCGATGCAGAAGGTGGACTCCCCGGCCCCGAAAGCGGAATATTCGGCGAACTGGCCAGCCCGGAAGACGAAGCTGTCACGGACCTGCTCATCCTGAAAAACCAGGCGCAGGGTACGGACATCCGGGGTCTCGTCGATGACCTCCTCGACAGTGGCCAAGTAAGGGAGATAGATGTTCTTGTTATGATCGCACATGTAAACCTCAGGTTAAGGTTAAGGCCAAGGTTAAGCTTTTACTCAACCCTAACCTCAAGCTGCTTTTCTACTGCTCAATCAGTTTTGCCGCCAGCTCTCGAAACGCCGGGGCCTTGACTTTCAATTCGACCGCCCGGTTGTTGTCCCCGAATCCGATGGTGATCACGCCCCCCACCAGTTCATGCTCCATTTCGGCAAACAGCACAGCCCGGGGATTCACCAGCAGGTTGCCGGACTGCACGAAACCGCGGGACAGCAACTCCTGGATGAAGGCTTCCTGATCGGCCTTGGCAACCTTCTTGAAAAGCTGCTTTCTGACCACAGTAGCGCCGAACCAGACATCCATCATGCGGGTAGTGTCCGATACCAGCGGATTGTCTTCCGGGGTGGTCATCTGGGCCGCCACCACCAGCTCTCTATTGATGAACCGTTCCATGTGACACCTCAGGTTAAGATTGAGCTTGAGGTCAAGGAACTGCTTTATTCAACCTTGGCCTCAACCTGCTGTAATATCGCTGCAATGTCGATCCCCACCGGACAGAGCCGGATGCATCTGCCGCAGCCGGTGCAGAGCGTCTGGCCGAACTTGTCATCATAATACTTGAACTTGTGCATGATACGGTTGCGGTAGCGCTTGGGCTGCTGGTCGCGGGGATTATGGCCCGAGGCGTGGTGGGTGAATTTCCAGAAACCGCAGGCATCCCAGTTTTTGCGGCGCTTGCCCTTCTTCTCGGTTCCCTCGTCCACGATATCGAAGCAGTGGCAGGCCGGGCAGACAAAGGCACAGGCCCCGCACCCCACGCAGCGGGTGGCGATGGTATCCCAGGATGGATCTTCGAAGTGCTCGTCCAGCCACTGCTTGACCTTTTTCAGATCGAACGCGTCAGTCTGGGGCTCGGCCA belongs to Geobacter sp. SVR and includes:
- a CDS encoding helix-turn-helix transcriptional regulator, which produces MKKKASQAMTRNSEIQQPLRDEITLPKVLHALSDPIRMEIVLKIARAGQVACGAFDIPMPKSTLSHHFKVLRESGVVASRREGNELINSLRTEDLEARFPGVIAAIIAAGTADKGKA
- a CDS encoding FAD/NAD(P)-binding protein, which produces MCDHNKNIYLPYLATVEEVIDETPDVRTLRLVFQDEQVRDSFVFRAGQFAEYSAFGAGESTFCIASSPTRKGYIECCFRSVGRVTEALRRLEVGDSMGVRGPYGNSFPIEDFYGRNLVFVAGGIALPPLRTLIWNCLDLRDKFGEITIVYGARTEADLVYKRELEEWEKRGDVRLVKTVDPGGNGPAWDGKVGFVPAILEEAAPAADNTIALVCGPPIMIKFTLPVLEKLGFTDEQVYTTLENRMKCGLGKCGRCNVGNVYVCKDGPVFTAEQVKAMPAEF